A region of Pyxidicoccus parkwaysis DNA encodes the following proteins:
- a CDS encoding vWA domain-containing protein translates to MSASVIDNRVEIAFSFDTTGSMYPCLAQVRKKLRGTVSRLMKEIPGIRIGIIAHGDYCDAGSTYVTKVLDLTDDENAVVRFVERVGQTGGGDAPECYELVLHEAQSLSWTAGYTRAFVLIGDDVPHAPNQNPKKLDWRKEVDALGRMGVPVYGVQALARRHATPFYKELAEKSGGFHLSLDQFAHVTDMLLAVCYKQSSDTQLQAYEAEVVKEGRMSRGLNAMFSTMLKRKTPSIYGAADLRAVPPGRFQVLDVDRAMPIKDFVQENGLGFKTGRGFYEFTKTETIQGHKEVVLMDRKTGDLYSGERARELLGLPEGETVRIRPANLEKYIVFVQSTSANRKLMGSSKFLYEVEDWDGEKAAAA, encoded by the coding sequence ATGAGCGCGTCTGTCATCGATAACCGCGTCGAAATCGCTTTCAGCTTCGATACCACCGGCAGCATGTATCCCTGCCTCGCGCAGGTGCGCAAGAAGCTGCGCGGCACGGTGTCCCGGCTGATGAAGGAGATTCCTGGCATCCGTATCGGCATCATCGCGCACGGGGACTACTGTGACGCGGGCTCCACCTACGTCACGAAGGTGCTGGACCTGACGGATGACGAGAATGCCGTCGTCCGCTTCGTGGAGCGGGTGGGGCAGACGGGTGGCGGCGACGCCCCCGAGTGCTACGAGTTGGTGTTGCACGAGGCGCAATCCCTCTCATGGACGGCGGGCTACACGCGCGCGTTCGTGTTGATTGGCGATGACGTTCCTCACGCGCCGAACCAGAACCCGAAGAAGCTGGACTGGCGCAAGGAGGTGGACGCGCTGGGTAGGATGGGCGTGCCCGTGTACGGCGTGCAGGCGCTGGCGCGGCGCCATGCGACGCCCTTCTACAAGGAGCTGGCGGAGAAGTCGGGCGGCTTCCACCTGAGCCTGGACCAGTTCGCCCACGTCACCGACATGCTGCTGGCCGTCTGCTACAAGCAGTCGTCCGACACGCAGCTCCAGGCCTACGAGGCGGAGGTGGTGAAGGAGGGCCGCATGAGCCGCGGGCTGAACGCCATGTTCAGCACGATGCTCAAGCGCAAGACGCCGTCCATCTATGGGGCGGCGGACCTGCGCGCCGTGCCGCCGGGCCGCTTCCAGGTGCTGGACGTGGACCGCGCCATGCCCATCAAGGACTTCGTGCAGGAGAACGGCCTGGGCTTCAAGACGGGCCGCGGCTTCTACGAGTTCACCAAGACGGAGACCATCCAGGGCCACAAGGAAGTGGTGCTGATGGACCGCAAGACGGGCGACCTCTACAGCGGCGAGCGCGCCCGCGAGCTGCTCGGCCTGCCCGAGGGCGAGACGGTGCGCATCCGCCCGGCGAACCTGGAGAAGTACATCGTCTTCGTGCAGAGCACGTCGGCCAACCGCAAGCTGATGGGCAGCTCCAAGTTCCTCTACGAGGTGGAGGACTGGGACGGCGAGAAGGCCGCTGCGGCGTAG
- a CDS encoding carboxypeptidase-like regulatory domain-containing protein codes for MATMKRWWLAMLAPAMLSLGCLEGPEAQPSAPVAEELREGESALATAVFTGTVKDSTGKTVPGATVTINGVNRTTDTAGKYFVSLTAVTTGYILNVSKSGYGPVTEFLAAGKLNAVHILPVAQVRQINPTVNSVVETPDVQISIPANSLVDAAGAPASGTVTLSIATYAPLSMPGDFTAVNSSGKTVALESVGAFFVGATDSKGAAVNLGLNKTAQVFLRVPAQVQTMPRCVLDATCRAAMWRYDNTTNRWVEQKANFAPTSTGTNFTLIGGPASRPGNLVPTNGGLGTWNADIEKTNPACTIIEFVGFDSACYGASGLTVNLQLKNAAGTYITKSDTVASDALFIALYNTRANQEQEVGIAFPAGVPDSCGNMTITSTPGPVGGYPVYTPPTGGFTRFDSGAPWGGVGFPKDSMGNNIDLTDVLTGDQPCNSHVTFTHN; via the coding sequence ATGGCAACGATGAAGAGGTGGTGGCTTGCGATGCTGGCGCCGGCGATGCTCTCGCTCGGCTGCCTCGAAGGACCCGAAGCGCAGCCCTCCGCGCCCGTCGCCGAGGAGCTTCGCGAAGGCGAGTCGGCTCTGGCCACGGCTGTCTTCACCGGCACGGTGAAGGACTCCACGGGCAAGACGGTTCCGGGCGCCACCGTCACCATCAATGGCGTCAACCGGACCACGGACACGGCCGGCAAGTACTTCGTGTCCCTCACGGCGGTGACGACGGGCTATATCCTCAACGTGAGCAAGTCGGGCTATGGCCCGGTGACGGAGTTCCTGGCCGCCGGCAAGCTCAACGCCGTCCACATCCTGCCCGTGGCCCAGGTGCGGCAGATCAACCCCACGGTGAACAGCGTCGTCGAGACGCCGGACGTCCAGATTTCCATTCCGGCCAACTCGCTCGTCGATGCCGCCGGCGCGCCGGCGTCGGGCACGGTGACTCTCTCGATTGCCACCTATGCGCCGCTGAGCATGCCCGGTGACTTCACCGCGGTGAACTCGAGCGGGAAGACGGTAGCGCTGGAGTCCGTCGGCGCGTTCTTCGTCGGCGCGACGGACAGCAAGGGCGCGGCGGTGAACCTCGGGCTGAACAAGACGGCCCAGGTCTTCCTCCGCGTTCCCGCGCAGGTGCAGACGATGCCTCGCTGCGTCCTCGACGCGACGTGCCGAGCGGCCATGTGGCGGTACGACAACACGACGAACCGCTGGGTGGAGCAGAAAGCCAACTTCGCCCCCACCTCCACGGGCACCAACTTCACGCTCATCGGCGGTCCGGCCTCGCGGCCCGGCAACCTCGTGCCCACCAACGGCGGGCTCGGCACGTGGAACGCGGACATCGAGAAGACCAACCCCGCGTGCACCATCATCGAGTTCGTGGGCTTCGACTCGGCCTGCTACGGCGCGTCGGGCCTCACCGTCAACCTGCAGCTCAAGAACGCGGCGGGCACGTACATCACCAAGTCGGACACCGTGGCCTCGGACGCGCTCTTCATCGCCCTCTACAACACGCGCGCCAACCAGGAGCAGGAGGTGGGCATCGCCTTCCCAGCGGGGGTCCCTGACTCCTGCGGCAACATGACGATTACGTCCACGCCGGGGCCTGTCGGTGGCTACCCCGTCTACACGCCGCCCACGGGCGGCTTCACGCGGTTCGACTCGGGCGCTCCGTGGGGCGGCGTCGGCTTCCCGAAGGACTCCATGGGCAACAACATCGACCTGACGGATGTCCTCACCGGCGACCAGCCGTGCAACTCGCACGTGACGTTCACCCACAACTGA